One genomic segment of Balaenoptera musculus isolate JJ_BM4_2016_0621 chromosome 11, mBalMus1.pri.v3, whole genome shotgun sequence includes these proteins:
- the LOC118903592 gene encoding nuclear pore-associated protein 1-like isoform X2, translating to MGNLLCKFRTWLRRHWPRRPQCPPRRGAPVGCHPLVLPSWEAATSDWDHPAAPAPAFCPGRRLSHRDRVPLSPGFYIAPERQYPIQQARNSRLGMLPLVNWRDSPKKPVLSAHNSIMFGHSRAIKIPPLGHKFTLLRSPPEQVVKVRKPVPSSHLPLPSPKEREVKVQEEPQRGMAKMEDHTETKGEDDRKRGHRSNRDIPLTSRPQETSGVLTSLKCDPEPVDLLPEHPEDNLSENAQMSPMSSSSESHVICSDGDPGDVLPPWKPESHAMVFSALTACCSLLLERPKKEVLGEDHWPESPGSLMSGKELQREKSSDIPSRSSSSLVSTRSRPCKWKIPLPLFLPLPGLRSPLPLTRDREPVLPSHGWKKLWIQIRGRRSSGAAPNPPRGGGWR from the exons ATGGGCAATTTACTTTGTAAATTTCGTACCTGGCTCCGCCGCCACTGGCCCCGCCGGCCCCAGTGCCCACCCCGCCGTGGGGCCCCAGTGGGCTGTCACCCGCTGGTTTTGCCCTCTTGGGAGGCTGCCACATCTGACTGGGACCACCCCGCTGCTCCAGCGCCTGCCTTCTGCCCTGGTCGTAGGCTTTCCCACCGGGATCGAGTGCCTTTATCGCCTGGCTTTTACATCGCGCCAGAAAGGCAGTATCCCATCCAGCAGGCCAGGAACTCCCGGCTGGGGATGCTTCCCTTGGTGAACTGGAGGGACTCGCCAAAGAAGCCCGTGCTGTCTGCTCATAATTCCATTATGTTCGGCCACTCGAGAGCCATCAAGATTCCTCCACTGGGGCACAAATTTACCCTCCTGCGTTCACCACCTGAGCAGGTAGTCAAGGTTAGGAAGCCGGTACCATCCAGTCAcctcccacttccttccccaAAGGAGAGGGAGGTGAAGGTCCAAGAAGAGCCCCAAAGAGGCATGGCAAAGATGGAGGATCACACAGAGACCAAAGGAGAGGACGATCGGAAGAGGGGTCACCGTAGCAATCGGGATATACCATTGACATCTAGGCCCCAGGAGACCAGTGGAGTCCTCACTTCCCTCAAGTGCGATCCTGAGCCAGTGGACCTCCTTCCCGAGCACCCAGAAGACAACTTGAGTGAGAACGCCCAGATGTCTCCAATGAGCTCCTCCTCAGAAAGCCATGTCATCTGCTCAGATGGAGATCCTGGAGATGTCCTGCCTCCTTGGAAGCCTGAGTCCCATGCCATGGTGTTCTCTGCCCTAACCGCATGCTGCTCCCTGCTGCTGGAGAGGCCAAAAAAAGAAGTGCTGGGTGAAGACCACTGGCCCGAATCACCAGGCTCACTGATGTCTGGAAAGGAGCTGCAGCGTGAAAAATCTTCAGACATCCCATCAAGAAGCTCCTCTTCCCTGGTATCTACCAGGAGTAGGCCCTGCAAGTGGAAGATTCCCCTGCCGCTTTTTCTGCCGCTGCCGGGACTGAGGTCACCCCTGCCGCTGACAAGGGATCGAG AACCTGTCTTGCCAAGCCATGGCTGGAAGAAGCTCTGGATACAAATCAGGGGCAGAAGGTCCTCAGGAGCGGCGCCCAATCCACCCCGCGGAGGCGGTTGGCGTTGA
- the LOC118903592 gene encoding putative UPF0607 protein FLJ37424 isoform X1: MGNLLCKFRTWLRRHWPRRPQCPPRRGAPVGCHPLVLPSWEAATSDWDHPAAPAPAFCPGRRLSHRDRVPLSPGFYIAPERQYPIQQARNSRLGMLPLVNWRDSPKKPVLSAHNSIMFGHSRAIKIPPLGHKFTLLRSPPEQVVKVRKPVPSSHLPLPSPKEREVKVQEEPQRGMAKMEDHTETKGEDDRKRGHRSNRDIPLTSRPQETSGVLTSLKCDPEPVDLLPEHPEDNLSENAQMSPMSSSSESHVICSDGDPGDVLPPWKPESHAMVFSALTACCSLLLERPKKEVLGEDHWPESPGSLMSGKELQREKSSDIPSRSSSSLVSTRSRPCKWKIPLPLFLPLPGLRSPLPLTRDRGEWPTPPKLPCLAAAENPGTFVDIVKSLSLRTSPFSSRFLSTPDALTQHLRALHNWKVTSLFLITGTQLL, translated from the coding sequence ATGGGCAATTTACTTTGTAAATTTCGTACCTGGCTCCGCCGCCACTGGCCCCGCCGGCCCCAGTGCCCACCCCGCCGTGGGGCCCCAGTGGGCTGTCACCCGCTGGTTTTGCCCTCTTGGGAGGCTGCCACATCTGACTGGGACCACCCCGCTGCTCCAGCGCCTGCCTTCTGCCCTGGTCGTAGGCTTTCCCACCGGGATCGAGTGCCTTTATCGCCTGGCTTTTACATCGCGCCAGAAAGGCAGTATCCCATCCAGCAGGCCAGGAACTCCCGGCTGGGGATGCTTCCCTTGGTGAACTGGAGGGACTCGCCAAAGAAGCCCGTGCTGTCTGCTCATAATTCCATTATGTTCGGCCACTCGAGAGCCATCAAGATTCCTCCACTGGGGCACAAATTTACCCTCCTGCGTTCACCACCTGAGCAGGTAGTCAAGGTTAGGAAGCCGGTACCATCCAGTCAcctcccacttccttccccaAAGGAGAGGGAGGTGAAGGTCCAAGAAGAGCCCCAAAGAGGCATGGCAAAGATGGAGGATCACACAGAGACCAAAGGAGAGGACGATCGGAAGAGGGGTCACCGTAGCAATCGGGATATACCATTGACATCTAGGCCCCAGGAGACCAGTGGAGTCCTCACTTCCCTCAAGTGCGATCCTGAGCCAGTGGACCTCCTTCCCGAGCACCCAGAAGACAACTTGAGTGAGAACGCCCAGATGTCTCCAATGAGCTCCTCCTCAGAAAGCCATGTCATCTGCTCAGATGGAGATCCTGGAGATGTCCTGCCTCCTTGGAAGCCTGAGTCCCATGCCATGGTGTTCTCTGCCCTAACCGCATGCTGCTCCCTGCTGCTGGAGAGGCCAAAAAAAGAAGTGCTGGGTGAAGACCACTGGCCCGAATCACCAGGCTCACTGATGTCTGGAAAGGAGCTGCAGCGTGAAAAATCTTCAGACATCCCATCAAGAAGCTCCTCTTCCCTGGTATCTACCAGGAGTAGGCCCTGCAAGTGGAAGATTCCCCTGCCGCTTTTTCTGCCGCTGCCGGGACTGAGGTCACCCCTGCCGCTGACAAGGGATCGAGGTGAGTGGCCCACTCCTCCTAAGCTTCCATGCTTAGCTGCTGCCGAAAACCCAGGCACCTTTGTTGACATAgttaagtctctctctctcagaactaGCCCATTTAGCTCCAGGTTCCTTAGCACACCCGACGCACTTACACAGCATTTAAGAGCTTTACACAACTGGAAGGTCACATCTTTATTTCTTATCACAGGAACACAACTTCTGTAA
- the LOC118903592 gene encoding nuclear pore-associated protein 1-like isoform X3: MGNLLCKFRTWLRRHWPRRPQCPPRRGAPVGCHPLVLPSWEAATSDWDHPAAPAPAFCPGRRLSHRDRVPLSPGFYIAPERQYPIQQARNSRLGMLPLVNWRDSPKKPVLSAHNSIMFGHSRAIKIPPLGHKFTLLRSPPEQVVKVRKPVPSSHLPLPSPKEREVKVQEEPQRGMAKMEDHTETKGEDDRKRGHRSNRDIPLTSRPQETSGVLTSLKCDPEPVDLLPEHPEDNLSENAQMSPMSSSSESHVICSDGDPGDVLPPWKPESHAMVFSALTACCSLLLERPKKEVLGEDHWPESPGSLMSGKELQREKSSDIPSRSSSSLVSTRSRPCKWKIPLPLFLPLPGLRSPLPLTRDRGTQLL, encoded by the exons ATGGGCAATTTACTTTGTAAATTTCGTACCTGGCTCCGCCGCCACTGGCCCCGCCGGCCCCAGTGCCCACCCCGCCGTGGGGCCCCAGTGGGCTGTCACCCGCTGGTTTTGCCCTCTTGGGAGGCTGCCACATCTGACTGGGACCACCCCGCTGCTCCAGCGCCTGCCTTCTGCCCTGGTCGTAGGCTTTCCCACCGGGATCGAGTGCCTTTATCGCCTGGCTTTTACATCGCGCCAGAAAGGCAGTATCCCATCCAGCAGGCCAGGAACTCCCGGCTGGGGATGCTTCCCTTGGTGAACTGGAGGGACTCGCCAAAGAAGCCCGTGCTGTCTGCTCATAATTCCATTATGTTCGGCCACTCGAGAGCCATCAAGATTCCTCCACTGGGGCACAAATTTACCCTCCTGCGTTCACCACCTGAGCAGGTAGTCAAGGTTAGGAAGCCGGTACCATCCAGTCAcctcccacttccttccccaAAGGAGAGGGAGGTGAAGGTCCAAGAAGAGCCCCAAAGAGGCATGGCAAAGATGGAGGATCACACAGAGACCAAAGGAGAGGACGATCGGAAGAGGGGTCACCGTAGCAATCGGGATATACCATTGACATCTAGGCCCCAGGAGACCAGTGGAGTCCTCACTTCCCTCAAGTGCGATCCTGAGCCAGTGGACCTCCTTCCCGAGCACCCAGAAGACAACTTGAGTGAGAACGCCCAGATGTCTCCAATGAGCTCCTCCTCAGAAAGCCATGTCATCTGCTCAGATGGAGATCCTGGAGATGTCCTGCCTCCTTGGAAGCCTGAGTCCCATGCCATGGTGTTCTCTGCCCTAACCGCATGCTGCTCCCTGCTGCTGGAGAGGCCAAAAAAAGAAGTGCTGGGTGAAGACCACTGGCCCGAATCACCAGGCTCACTGATGTCTGGAAAGGAGCTGCAGCGTGAAAAATCTTCAGACATCCCATCAAGAAGCTCCTCTTCCCTGGTATCTACCAGGAGTAGGCCCTGCAAGTGGAAGATTCCCCTGCCGCTTTTTCTGCCGCTGCCGGGACTGAGGTCACCCCTGCCGCTGACAAGGGATCGAG GAACACAACTTCTGTAA